A region from the Flavobacteriales bacterium genome encodes:
- the lpdA gene encoding dihydrolipoyl dehydrogenase, giving the protein MKKYDVVVIGSGPGGYVSAIRCAQLGMKTAIIEKYDTLGGTCLNVGCIPSKALLDSSEHFHQATHQFAEHGIEISTPKVNLEQMIKRKQSVIDQTCSGIDFLMGKNKIDVFHGVGSFKDATHITISKDGKDEEIEAAKTIIATGSKPASLPFINLDKERVITSTEALKLKEVPKHLVVIGGGVIGLELGSVYARLGSKVSVVEYADSIIPTMDTDLGKELKKVLTKQLGFKFYLKHGVKAVENTGDEVVLKVDNLKKGEEVEIKGDYCLVSVGRKPFTEGLGLENAGVQVDDRGRIETNHHLQTNVSNIYAIGDVVKGAMLAHKAEEEGVFVAELIAGQKPHVDYNLIPGVVYTWPEVAAVGKTEQELKAEGVKYKKGAFPFKASGRARASMDVDGFVKVLADAKTDEIIGVHMIGPRVADMIAEAVVAMEFRASAEDIARICHAHPTFTESFKEAALDATEKRAIHI; this is encoded by the coding sequence ATGAAAAAATATGACGTTGTAGTGATTGGTTCAGGACCTGGAGGGTATGTTTCAGCAATCCGTTGTGCACAATTGGGAATGAAAACAGCTATCATAGAAAAATATGATACTCTTGGAGGAACTTGTTTAAATGTAGGGTGTATACCTTCTAAAGCGCTCTTAGATTCTTCAGAACATTTTCACCAAGCTACGCATCAGTTTGCAGAGCATGGTATAGAAATCAGCACACCAAAAGTGAATCTTGAACAGATGATTAAGCGTAAGCAATCAGTTATTGATCAAACATGTTCTGGAATTGACTTTTTGATGGGAAAAAATAAGATTGATGTTTTTCATGGAGTAGGTTCTTTTAAAGATGCTACACATATTACTATATCAAAAGATGGAAAGGACGAGGAAATTGAGGCAGCTAAAACCATTATTGCCACAGGATCTAAGCCAGCATCTCTTCCGTTTATCAATCTAGATAAAGAAAGAGTGATTACTTCTACTGAGGCATTAAAACTAAAAGAAGTTCCAAAACACTTAGTTGTAATAGGTGGTGGAGTTATTGGTTTAGAACTCGGTTCTGTTTATGCACGCCTTGGTTCAAAGGTTTCTGTTGTTGAATATGCAGATTCTATTATCCCAACAATGGATACAGATTTAGGAAAAGAATTAAAGAAGGTACTTACGAAACAATTAGGATTTAAATTCTACCTAAAACATGGTGTTAAAGCTGTAGAAAATACAGGTGATGAAGTGGTTTTAAAAGTAGATAACCTCAAAAAAGGAGAGGAAGTTGAAATAAAAGGGGATTATTGTTTAGTTTCTGTAGGTAGAAAGCCATTTACAGAAGGACTTGGGCTAGAAAATGCTGGCGTACAGGTGGACGATAGAGGAAGAATAGAAACAAATCATCATTTACAAACCAATGTTTCCAATATTTATGCTATTGGAGATGTGGTAAAGGGAGCTATGTTAGCACATAAAGCAGAAGAAGAAGGTGTTTTTGTTGCTGAATTAATTGCTGGTCAAAAACCTCATGTAGATTATAATTTGATCCCAGGAGTAGTTTACACTTGGCCTGAAGTTGCCGCTGTGGGTAAAACAGAGCAAGAGCTGAAAGCAGAAGGTGTAAAGTATAAAAAAGGAGCATTTCCATTCAAAGCTAGTGGTAGAGCAAGAGCTTCTATGGATGTAGATGGTTTTGTAAAAGTATTGGCAGACGCCAAAACTGATGAAATTATTGGTGTACACATGATCGGTCCTCGAGTAGCAGATATGATTGCAGAAGCCGTAGTTGCAATGGAATTTAGAGCATCAGCAGAAGATATTGCAAGAATTTGCCACGCTCATCCAACTTTTACTGAATCATTTAAGGAAGCAGCATTAGATGCTACCGAAAAAAGAGCAATACATATTTAG
- a CDS encoding peptide-N-glycosidase F-related protein, whose product MKKLLPIFFLLGILSSFAQTTVVMSHDSTHMKWYKKYIDTTSFPTNNTTYSKIMMELVLSCPDGGCSQWDYTTKILLEEPTGKMDSTLKSHPNFKVDGNSPDTFNYTPDQVYTYTVENDGGVLDTLSIDTIAQMDLVLYSDSLNPTTSTGTQFVYPTNIYNYTVDTNGQITDSTLVSVSNATQIIKKLNYYYKVFEVKLEYELGRIITPYAGGLTASWGRRYEFEVTDLAPLLKGDKVIKLFYQGWSDGFTGTLKFHFTQGTPPRDVKDIHHFWSGGHDYGKWENGVHTIENYMNQKKFYAGSDVKYSVLNFIPTGHGFGGNNNPENCAEFCDKWFKVLSNGNQVAQHIIWKNDCGSNAHYPQGGTWWYDRANWCPGEAVPEFDIDLNVQSNDTNTFDINFQEYTGNGGSYNISGYVVNYGEYNSMKDAAVSDILAPSKKYDHKRFNPICGAPKIKVQNRGKETITSLKIKYGITGQVDKEFVFNGNISSMKFMDITLPSLDFSNYSQSINNTFYAEITEVNGGTDQNTYDNKLTTDFEAVDKVSEKIIINFRTNNFPNESSYKIYDANNNVVLHQNGALSANTTYKDTFVLLQGCYRFEFEDSQGNGLRTGFQQIDSQYGTGWLKFKKAGAGSKTFNSNFGNKIVYYFVTDPSIGTEEIALHNDFDISPNPSQGNLLLSNLDIEGKTTIRAFNNLGQEVYSNTITELSSEHNIDLSKLPNGHYTLSIETAKDLLTQKFTIQK is encoded by the coding sequence ATGAAAAAACTTTTACCTATTTTTTTCTTGCTCGGGATTTTAAGTTCCTTTGCTCAAACAACCGTAGTGATGTCTCATGACAGTACTCACATGAAATGGTACAAAAAATATATCGATACCACTTCTTTTCCAACAAACAACACAACCTATTCAAAAATTATGATGGAGCTAGTGCTCAGTTGTCCTGATGGAGGTTGTAGCCAATGGGATTATACCACAAAAATTCTACTTGAAGAACCGACTGGCAAAATGGATTCCACTTTAAAATCTCATCCAAACTTTAAAGTAGATGGTAATTCTCCTGACACTTTTAACTATACCCCAGACCAAGTTTATACCTATACAGTGGAAAATGATGGTGGAGTTTTAGATACTTTGTCTATAGATACTATTGCTCAGATGGATTTAGTCCTTTATTCGGATTCACTTAATCCAACAACATCTACAGGAACACAATTTGTATATCCTACTAATATATATAACTATACCGTAGACACCAACGGGCAAATTACTGATTCTACCTTAGTATCTGTTTCAAACGCTACGCAAATCATTAAAAAACTAAATTATTATTATAAAGTTTTTGAAGTAAAATTAGAGTATGAATTAGGTAGAATTATCACACCTTATGCGGGTGGTTTAACAGCATCTTGGGGTCGTCGCTATGAATTTGAAGTTACAGATCTTGCTCCCCTATTAAAAGGAGACAAAGTCATTAAATTATTCTATCAAGGATGGTCTGACGGTTTTACAGGAACTTTAAAGTTTCATTTCACTCAAGGTACACCACCAAGAGATGTCAAGGATATCCATCATTTTTGGTCTGGCGGACATGATTACGGTAAATGGGAAAATGGAGTTCATACTATTGAAAACTATATGAACCAAAAGAAATTCTATGCGGGTTCTGATGTAAAATATTCTGTGCTAAACTTTATTCCAACAGGTCATGGTTTTGGTGGGAATAATAACCCAGAAAACTGTGCAGAGTTTTGTGACAAATGGTTTAAAGTTCTCTCAAACGGAAATCAAGTTGCCCAACATATTATCTGGAAAAATGATTGCGGATCCAATGCTCACTACCCACAAGGAGGGACATGGTGGTATGACCGTGCAAACTGGTGTCCTGGAGAAGCTGTTCCTGAATTTGACATTGATTTGAATGTTCAATCCAATGATACTAATACTTTTGATATCAATTTCCAAGAATATACAGGAAATGGAGGTTCATATAATATTTCTGGATATGTAGTGAATTATGGAGAATATAACTCTATGAAAGATGCTGCAGTTTCTGATATTTTGGCACCATCAAAAAAGTATGACCATAAAAGATTTAACCCGATTTGTGGAGCACCTAAAATTAAGGTTCAAAACAGAGGAAAAGAAACCATTACGAGTTTAAAAATAAAGTATGGAATCACGGGGCAAGTAGATAAAGAGTTTGTGTTTAATGGAAATATCTCTTCTATGAAATTCATGGACATCACTTTACCTTCTTTAGATTTCTCTAATTATAGCCAAAGTATCAACAATACTTTTTATGCAGAAATTACCGAAGTAAACGGTGGAACAGATCAAAATACTTATGACAACAAGCTCACAACAGATTTTGAAGCAGTTGATAAGGTTTCAGAAAAAATTATTATCAATTTCAGAACCAATAACTTTCCTAACGAGTCTAGCTATAAAATTTATGATGCCAATAATAATGTTGTCTTGCATCAAAATGGTGCTTTGAGTGCAAATACGACTTACAAAGATACCTTTGTATTACTCCAAGGGTGTTACCGATTTGAATTTGAAGATAGCCAAGGAAATGGACTTAGAACAGGTTTTCAACAAATAGATTCTCAATATGGAACAGGTTGGTTGAAATTCAAAAAAGCTGGTGCGGGTTCTAAGACATTCAATTCCAATTTTGGAAATAAAATAGTTTACTATTTTGTTACCGACCCTAGTATTGGTACAGAAGAAATTGCACTTCACAATGATTTTGATATTAGCCCAAATCCATCACAAGGAAACCTCCTTCTTTCTAACTTAGATATTGAAGGAAAAACAACGATTCGAGCTTTCAATAATCTTGGACAAGAAGTTTATTCAAATACCATTACTGAACTTTCTTCTGAACACAATATCGATTTAAGTAAATTACCAAACGGGCACTATACACTAAGTATTGAAACAGCCAAAGATTTACTCACACAGAAATTTACAATTCAGAAATAA
- a CDS encoding transketolase yields MATISELEKIASQVRRDIVRMVHQNQSGHPGGSLGCTDYLVALYFSEMKHNPQFNMNGIGEDLFFLSNGHISPVFYSVLSRSGYFPTEEMSTFRSIDSRLQGHPTTHEGLPGVRVASGSLGQGMSVAAGAALTKKLNGDNQLVFSLHGDGEIQEGQIWEAVLYTAANKVDNLICAIDVNGQQIDGSTDDVLSLGSLEAKFKAFDWEVIIVSKGNDMNSVVNGIQEAKQKTGNGKPIVILLHTEMGAGIDFMEGTHKWHGIAPNDEQLANALSQCEETLGDY; encoded by the coding sequence ATGGCAACTATTTCAGAGCTAGAAAAAATTGCAAGTCAGGTACGAAGAGATATCGTACGAATGGTGCATCAAAATCAATCGGGACACCCTGGAGGGTCTCTAGGTTGTACAGACTATTTAGTCGCTTTGTACTTTTCAGAAATGAAGCACAATCCACAATTTAACATGAACGGAATAGGAGAAGATTTATTTTTCCTTTCTAACGGACATATTTCTCCTGTTTTCTATAGTGTATTGTCAAGATCTGGTTATTTCCCAACAGAAGAAATGAGCACCTTTAGAAGTATTGATTCAAGACTTCAAGGACATCCAACTACACACGAAGGACTTCCTGGTGTTCGTGTAGCATCTGGCTCATTAGGACAAGGGATGTCTGTGGCCGCAGGTGCTGCATTAACCAAAAAACTTAATGGAGACAACCAACTGGTGTTTTCTCTTCATGGTGATGGTGAAATTCAAGAAGGACAAATATGGGAAGCTGTTCTTTATACTGCTGCAAATAAAGTAGATAATCTTATTTGTGCGATTGATGTAAATGGTCAACAAATAGATGGAAGTACCGACGATGTATTAAGCTTAGGTTCTTTGGAAGCCAAGTTTAAAGCCTTTGATTGGGAAGTAATTATTGTTTCCAAAGGAAATGATATGAATTCGGTTGTTAATGGAATTCAAGAAGCAAAACAAAAAACTGGAAACGGAAAACCTATTGTTATTCTACTACATACAGAAATGGGTGCTGGAATAGATTTTATGGAAGGAACCCACAAATGGCACGGTATCGCTCCTAATGATGAGCAACTTGCAAACGCCCTTTCTCAGTGTGAAGAAACTCTTGGAGATTATTAA
- a CDS encoding metallophosphoesterase: protein MLRTLLIIIATTSLLLVVEWYAFQSIKTMVSERWIRKVWIYFHTLSYIGILMGFLSHNRQDGQTWFSQFVMGFFVILLLPKLFIILPLLIEDLFRFLKFLVNKFSSESNLSYPSRRKFISQLGLGLASIPFAGLIYGVVKGKFNYKVIRYELSFENLPKDFDGFQITHISDIHSGSFNNKEKINYGIDLINQQKSDLILFTGDIVNNKASEMNPWIDSFSKLNANHGKYSVLGNHDYGDYIPWDSQEEKAKNFKEIQEIHSKIGFQLLMDENTPLSINDSILHLVGVENWGKGFHQKGDLEKASAGLSTKDFKILLSHDPSHWEHQVKDHPLNYHLTLSGHTHGFQMGIEIPGWIKWSPVKYVYKYWAGMYKNHHQYLNVNRGFGYHAFPGRIGIWPEISVITLKKA, encoded by the coding sequence ATGCTTAGAACACTACTTATTATAATTGCAACAACAAGTTTGTTATTAGTTGTTGAATGGTACGCCTTTCAATCTATCAAAACGATGGTGTCTGAAAGATGGATACGAAAAGTTTGGATTTATTTTCATACACTCTCCTATATTGGGATTTTAATGGGCTTTTTGAGTCATAATAGACAAGACGGACAAACTTGGTTTTCTCAATTTGTAATGGGCTTTTTTGTTATTTTACTTCTGCCCAAATTATTTATTATCCTCCCCTTATTAATTGAAGATCTTTTTCGTTTTCTCAAATTCTTAGTAAACAAATTCTCATCAGAATCGAACCTTTCCTATCCTTCACGTAGGAAATTTATTTCCCAATTAGGACTTGGTTTAGCTAGTATTCCTTTTGCAGGATTAATTTATGGTGTGGTCAAAGGAAAGTTTAATTATAAAGTAATTCGTTATGAACTCTCTTTTGAAAATTTACCCAAAGATTTTGATGGTTTTCAAATTACTCATATATCTGACATCCATTCAGGAAGTTTTAATAATAAGGAAAAAATCAATTATGGAATTGACCTAATTAATCAACAGAAATCAGATCTTATATTGTTTACTGGGGATATAGTAAATAATAAAGCCTCAGAAATGAATCCTTGGATCGATTCTTTTTCTAAATTAAATGCGAATCATGGAAAATATTCGGTTTTAGGAAACCATGATTATGGCGACTATATTCCATGGGATTCTCAAGAAGAAAAAGCAAAAAATTTCAAAGAGATTCAAGAAATACATTCCAAAATTGGATTTCAACTTCTCATGGACGAAAATACTCCGCTTTCCATCAATGACAGCATTCTGCATTTAGTGGGTGTAGAAAATTGGGGAAAAGGATTTCACCAAAAAGGTGATTTGGAAAAAGCCAGTGCTGGGCTTTCTACCAAGGATTTTAAAATTCTACTCAGTCATGATCCTTCTCACTGGGAACATCAAGTGAAAGACCATCCTTTAAATTATCATCTTACCCTAAGTGGTCATACACATGGTTTCCAGATGGGAATAGAAATACCTGGGTGGATCAAATGGAGTCCTGTTAAGTATGTATATAAATATTGGGCAGGAATGTATAAGAATCATCATCAGTATCTTAATGTTAACAGAGGTTTTGGTTATCATGCCTTTCCTGGAAGAATAGGTATCTGGCCAGAAATATCCGTAATTACACTCAAAAAAGCATAA
- the feoB gene encoding ferrous iron transport protein B → MNSYLSSNPTIALVGNPNSGKTSIFNALTGLNQQVGNFPGVTVEKISGHFSLGNKKIRLIDLPGSYSIHPTSFDEREVAKTLCQPNAEIYPDAIIYVADINNLERQLLLFSQIIDLKIPTLLCLNMIDLAEDTFAKNIKKKVEDHFGTTVILCSTRNSNGLTELREALKNEKFSTGYSHYELNKELEKEILSISKNFQNLSTYQIKLLLHHDWIPNAIPEELDQIKQKTAFSDILEQVEETKARIQGFQNLIPTKNNTNQSSKSENIDRILTHKWFGPLIFFLIMGFVFQSIFAWAAYPMDWIDGLMGSFGNWASEAISTPWLSTLVADGIIAGIGSVVIFIPQIFILFVLLSILEEIGYMSRAVYLFDSWMQKFGLNGRSIIALISGSACAIPAIMSARTIKNPKERLITIFVTPFMSCSARIPVYVLLIGMIVEPVYYFGFINLQGLAFFGLYLLGIVAALLVSIILKWILKESSKSYLVLELPSYKNPNWTNVLLSAKEKVMSFVIDAGKIIMILSVVIWFLSSYGPQEKMDIAQQEAQQEAMEKNLNEQDTDNLIASKKLEVSYAGIVGKTIEPAIKPLGFDWKIGIALVTSFAAREVFVSTMATINSIGEDAEENTLKTKLLNSKNSIGKPIFTPATTWALLVFYVLAMQCIGTLAVVKRETQSWKWPLLQVAVMTGMAYFLAWATFVILNK, encoded by the coding sequence ATGAATAGTTATCTAAGCTCAAACCCTACTATTGCTTTAGTAGGAAACCCAAATAGTGGTAAAACTTCTATTTTCAATGCACTTACAGGACTGAACCAACAAGTCGGAAATTTCCCTGGAGTAACCGTTGAAAAAATATCAGGACATTTTTCTCTAGGAAATAAAAAAATTAGACTGATTGATTTACCTGGTAGTTATTCTATTCATCCCACTTCCTTTGATGAAAGAGAAGTAGCCAAAACACTTTGTCAACCCAATGCTGAGATTTATCCTGATGCGATAATTTATGTGGCAGATATCAATAATCTAGAAAGACAGTTGTTGCTTTTTTCTCAAATTATTGATTTAAAAATCCCCACGCTTCTTTGCCTCAATATGATTGACTTAGCTGAGGATACTTTTGCAAAAAACATCAAGAAAAAGGTTGAAGACCACTTTGGTACTACTGTAATACTTTGTTCAACAAGAAATTCAAATGGGCTCACAGAACTAAGAGAAGCATTAAAGAATGAAAAATTCTCTACCGGCTATTCTCATTATGAATTAAACAAAGAACTCGAAAAGGAAATTCTTTCGATTTCTAAAAATTTCCAAAACTTATCAACCTATCAAATTAAACTCCTTCTTCACCACGATTGGATACCAAATGCCATTCCTGAAGAATTAGATCAAATAAAACAAAAAACAGCTTTTTCGGACATCTTAGAACAAGTGGAAGAAACAAAAGCCAGAATTCAAGGATTTCAAAATCTCATCCCTACTAAAAACAATACAAACCAAAGCTCTAAAAGTGAAAATATAGACCGAATCCTTACTCACAAATGGTTTGGACCTCTTATTTTCTTTTTGATTATGGGCTTTGTTTTTCAATCAATTTTTGCGTGGGCAGCTTACCCAATGGACTGGATTGATGGACTTATGGGAAGTTTTGGAAATTGGGCCAGTGAAGCCATTTCTACACCTTGGTTATCAACATTAGTTGCCGATGGTATTATTGCTGGTATTGGCTCTGTAGTTATTTTTATCCCGCAAATTTTTATTCTTTTCGTCCTACTTTCCATTTTAGAAGAAATAGGATATATGTCTCGAGCAGTATATTTATTTGATAGTTGGATGCAAAAATTTGGACTTAATGGTAGAAGTATTATTGCACTTATTTCGGGTTCTGCATGTGCAATTCCTGCCATCATGTCGGCTCGTACCATCAAAAACCCTAAAGAAAGACTGATTACCATTTTTGTAACCCCTTTTATGAGTTGCTCAGCCAGAATCCCTGTGTACGTTCTACTCATCGGAATGATTGTAGAACCTGTATATTATTTTGGATTTATTAATCTGCAAGGTCTGGCATTTTTTGGATTATATCTTCTTGGAATTGTTGCTGCCCTTCTTGTTTCGATCATTTTAAAATGGATTTTAAAAGAAAGTTCTAAAAGTTATCTGGTTCTTGAACTGCCTTCCTACAAAAATCCAAACTGGACGAATGTTTTATTGAGTGCCAAAGAAAAAGTCATGTCTTTTGTGATAGATGCTGGTAAAATTATTATGATTCTGAGTGTTGTGATCTGGTTTTTATCTAGCTATGGACCTCAAGAAAAAATGGATATAGCACAGCAAGAAGCACAACAAGAAGCAATGGAGAAGAACCTAAATGAACAAGATACGGATAATCTAATCGCTTCAAAAAAACTTGAAGTGTCCTATGCTGGAATTGTCGGAAAGACGATAGAACCTGCTATAAAACCCCTCGGTTTTGATTGGAAAATAGGGATTGCACTGGTTACTTCTTTTGCCGCTCGAGAGGTATTTGTTTCTACCATGGCAACCATTAACAGTATCGGTGAAGATGCCGAAGAAAACACTTTAAAAACAAAACTACTCAATAGCAAAAACAGCATTGGAAAACCTATTTTCACCCCTGCTACCACCTGGGCACTACTTGTTTTTTATGTTTTGGCCATGCAGTGTATAGGAACTTTAGCAGTTGTAAAAAGAGAAACACAAAGCTGGAAGTGGCCCCTTCTACAAGTAGCTGTCATGACTGGAATGGCGTATTTTTTAGCTTGGGCAACCTTTGTGATATTGAATAAATAG
- a CDS encoding Cj0069 family protein, translating to MKKHVVIFEAQGGSDKGRYGFRNDSKPIIDSLTKRGWTAEIIFYDDKNRGEIYRHTINKADAYISRVNPGNLTDEKGYFQMLTELVLQGIVGLPHPDVMTVYGAKNSLEKLKGLNNLVPDDVYAYYSFEELKENFPKTLSKGHRVIKQNRGSTGEGIWKVEVKDKLDPKVKEIPLDTVLILTEAKDNHTEEKTLQDFLEFCIQYLEGDNGLILDMPFLPRIKEGEIRVLMLRDKVVNIVHKKPSSKPNSFSATLFSGAKYRYDKPEKWPDLVKVITKSLPLIQERLGNYALPLIWTADFILDTSAKTKKDIYVLGEINASCVGFTTHLELSENIADEIINLMDAEASVNTRWSAYRK from the coding sequence ATGAAAAAACATGTGGTTATCTTCGAAGCTCAAGGAGGTTCAGATAAAGGAAGATACGGCTTTAGAAACGATTCAAAACCAATTATCGATTCGTTAACAAAAAGAGGATGGACAGCCGAAATTATATTCTATGATGATAAAAATCGTGGAGAAATCTATAGACACACCATTAATAAGGCAGATGCGTATATCAGCCGAGTTAACCCAGGAAATCTTACAGATGAGAAAGGATATTTCCAGATGTTAACGGAGTTGGTGCTTCAGGGAATTGTAGGCTTACCACATCCAGATGTTATGACTGTTTATGGTGCAAAAAATTCATTAGAAAAATTAAAAGGATTAAACAACTTAGTTCCCGATGATGTTTATGCATATTATAGTTTTGAAGAGTTAAAAGAAAATTTCCCAAAAACATTATCTAAAGGTCATCGAGTTATAAAACAGAACCGAGGTTCAACAGGAGAAGGTATCTGGAAAGTTGAAGTAAAAGATAAATTGGATCCAAAAGTTAAAGAAATTCCTCTGGATACTGTATTAATACTAACTGAAGCTAAAGACAACCATACGGAAGAGAAAACACTTCAAGATTTCCTTGAATTCTGTATCCAGTATTTAGAAGGAGACAATGGACTTATTCTCGACATGCCTTTCCTTCCTAGGATAAAAGAAGGGGAAATACGTGTACTCATGCTAAGAGATAAAGTGGTGAATATTGTTCATAAAAAACCTTCTAGTAAACCGAATTCCTTTTCGGCAACCTTATTTTCTGGAGCCAAATACCGCTATGATAAACCAGAAAAATGGCCCGACCTTGTAAAGGTTATTACCAAAAGTCTTCCACTTATTCAAGAACGTTTAGGAAATTATGCATTACCGCTTATCTGGACAGCAGATTTCATTTTAGACACAAGTGCGAAAACTAAAAAAGACATTTATGTCTTAGGAGAAATAAATGCATCTTGTGTTGGTTTTACCACCCACTTAGAGCTCAGTGAGAACATTGCTGATGAAATTATTAATTTAATGGATGCAGAAGCTTCAGTAAATACTAGATGGTCAGCTTATAGGAAATAA
- a CDS encoding CBS domain-containing protein, with protein sequence MKRREPVSKIMTKDVVTLQINDGLDKAEKLFRQHNMRHIPVVSGDKIEGIISMTDLARISFVDNYDPNNFTVDTSVYDILTLEQVMVKKPETIDVNKTVKDAAELLASREFHALPVVENENLVGIVTSTDLINYLIEQY encoded by the coding sequence ATGAAAAGAAGAGAACCAGTTAGCAAGATTATGACAAAGGATGTTGTAACACTTCAGATCAACGATGGACTAGACAAAGCCGAAAAATTATTCAGACAACACAATATGCGTCATATTCCTGTAGTTTCTGGAGACAAAATTGAAGGAATTATCTCAATGACCGATTTAGCAAGAATTAGTTTTGTGGATAACTATGATCCAAATAATTTTACTGTAGATACATCAGTTTACGATATCTTGACACTTGAGCAAGTAATGGTAAAAAAACCAGAAACAATAGATGTAAACAAAACCGTAAAAGATGCTGCAGAACTGTTGGCAAGTAGAGAGTTTCATGCTTTGCCAGTTGTAGAGAATGAAAACCTTGTGGGAATTGTAACCTCTACGGATTTGATTAACTATTTAATTGAGCAATATTAA
- a CDS encoding Crp/Fnr family transcriptional regulator, translated as MEKLLLYISERAFLTKELKNRISEVFERVECKKGDIILQAGNRAHYLYFVDQGVLHNYHDFELRQVSSWFYIENHFNTAWSSFYAQKPSFENIECLEDCVLYRISFSDYQKLIADFPAFGNFARLLAEEILTFLDEFSRSWSFISAKEKYQILQSYYPNIEQRVKLGLIASFLGISQETLSRVRSQI; from the coding sequence ATGGAAAAACTATTACTTTATATATCAGAACGAGCTTTTTTAACAAAAGAATTAAAGAATAGAATTTCTGAGGTATTTGAACGGGTAGAATGCAAAAAGGGAGACATTATTTTGCAGGCGGGAAATCGTGCTCATTATCTCTATTTTGTGGATCAAGGTGTATTACATAATTATCATGATTTTGAGTTACGTCAAGTTAGCTCATGGTTTTATATAGAAAATCATTTCAATACTGCATGGTCTAGCTTTTATGCACAAAAGCCAAGTTTTGAAAATATAGAATGTTTAGAAGACTGTGTTTTGTATCGAATAAGTTTTTCGGACTATCAAAAGCTTATAGCAGATTTTCCTGCTTTTGGAAATTTTGCTAGGCTTCTTGCAGAGGAAATACTCACTTTTCTTGATGAATTCTCTAGAAGTTGGTCATTTATTTCTGCAAAAGAAAAATATCAAATTTTACAATCCTATTATCCAAATATAGAGCAAAGGGTGAAGCTTGGTTTAATAGCTTCATTTTTAGGTATTTCGCAAGAGACACTTAGTAGGGTTCGATCACAAATATAG
- a CDS encoding ferrous iron transport protein A: MKASELDTNQIGIIHSFDDLELASKLLSMGITIGKEIQILRRNHSNAYIKVQSECFALRISELDEILIK; encoded by the coding sequence ATGAAAGCATCTGAATTAGATACCAATCAAATCGGGATTATTCATTCCTTTGATGACTTAGAATTAGCCTCAAAATTACTTTCCATGGGAATAACAATTGGGAAAGAAATCCAAATTCTAAGAAGAAACCATAGCAATGCCTATATAAAGGTACAATCTGAATGCTTTGCATTGCGAATTAGCGAACTTGATGAAATTTTGATAAAATAA